From a single Phalacrocorax aristotelis chromosome 1, bGulAri2.1, whole genome shotgun sequence genomic region:
- the TTLL1 gene encoding polyglutamylase complex subunit TTLL1: protein MAGKVKWVTDIEKSVLINNFEKRGWIQVAENEDWNFYWMSVQTIRNVFSVETGYRLSDDQIVNHFPNHYELTRKDLMVKNIKRYRKELEKEGSPLAEKDENGKYIYLDFVPVTFMLPADYNLFVEEFRKNPSSTWIMKPCGKAQGKGIFLINKLSQIKKWSRDSKTSSFVSQSSKEAYVISLYINNPLLIGGKKFDLRLYVLVSTYRPLRCYMYKLGFCRFCTVKYTPSTSELDNMFVHLTNVAIQKHGDDYNHIHGGKWTVSNLRLYLESTRGKEVTNKLFDEIHWIIVQSLKAVAPVMNNDKHCFECYGYDIIIDDKLKPWLIEVNASPSLTSSTANDRILKYNLINDTLNIAVPNGEIPDCKWNKSPPKEVLGNYEVLYDEEMAQSDGPDRDLRSRSGQSTGVKGNRARDSGKPVLTTWK, encoded by the exons ATGGCGGGAAAAGTGAAGTGGGTAACTGAcatagaaaaatctgttctaatAAACAACTTTGAAAAAAGAGGCTGGATTCAGGTGGCAGAAAATGAAGACTGGAATTTTTATTG GATGAGCGTGCAAACgatcagaaatgttttcagtgtgGAAACTGGTTATCGCCTCTCTGATGACCAAATTGTCAATCATTTCCCAAACCATTATGAACTGACCAGAAAAGATTTGATGGTAAAGAATATCAAGCGATATAGGAAAGAActggagaaagaaggaagtcCTCTCgctgaaaaagatgaaaatgggaaatatatttatttgg ATTTTGTTCCTGTTACTTTTATGCTTCCTGCTGATTATAATCTCTTTGTTGAAGAATTCAGGAAAAATCCATCCAGCACTTGGATTATGAAACCTTGTGGCAAAGCTcaaggaaaaggaatatttctGATCAATAAACTCtcccaaattaaaaaatggtCTCGAGATAGCAAAACATCTTC GTTTGTATCTCAGTCTTCCAAAGAAGCCTATGTGATTTCTCTGTATATCAACAATCCATTACTTATTGGTGGGAAGAAATTTGATCTTCGTCTATATGTTTTAGTATCTACGTATCGTCCACTGAGATGTTACAT GTATAAACTCGGATTTTGCCGGTTTTGCACAGTAAAATATACACCAAGTACAAGTGAGTTGGATAACATGTTTGTACACCTTACAAATGTTGCCATTCAGAAACATGGG GATGATTACAATCATATCCATGGAGGCAAGTGGACAGTGAGTAACTTACGCCTGTATCTGGAGAGCACCCGTGGAAAGGAAGTcacaaacaaattatttgatGAAATTCACTGGATTATTGTACAGTCACTGAAGGCTGTTGCG ccTGTAATGAATAATGATAAACACTGCTTTGAGTGTTATGGATATGACATTATCATTGATGACAAGCTTAAACCGTGGCTAATTGAG GTTAATGCTTCCCCTTCTCTTACTTCCAGTACTGCTAATGATCGCATCTTGAAGTATAATCTTATTAATGACACACTTAACATTGCTGTGCCTAATGGGGAAATTCCAGACTGTAAATGGAATAAATCTCCACCAAAAGAGGTTCTTGGCAATTATGAAGTCTT ATACGATGAAGAGATGGCACAAAGTGATGGGCCTGATCGTGACTTGCGAAGTCGTTCCGGGCAATCCACTGGAGTAAAAGGAAATCGTGCAAGAGATTCAGGAAAGCCTGTACTAACCACCTGGAAgtga